From Magnolia sinica isolate HGM2019 chromosome 13, MsV1, whole genome shotgun sequence, one genomic window encodes:
- the LOC131223164 gene encoding NAC domain-containing protein JA2L-like, which yields MSDSFRRRPYKVPGNFKHGIGNELYFFTPRKYKDVGGSRINRSVNGGFWKTTSTDKQIHINGNDLIGFKKTFAFYDGKQGKATKTGWIMHEYRLPPTSSVLDAQSYVGNSKQKMIDEFVLCRIYERWPSSHNFTDAMIIEEDVTSNAPCSSSEDITTLNIATTELDKETFSLPPQFMDSMLLPNMCIVVEEDSSGDFMNKQPQYPSPHQSDMLLGNEFHDMSTVGDFNEITMDDQDHISTDFDGPIGGSLEFLPMVLE from the exons GAAATTTCAAGCATGGCATCGGCAATGAGTTATATTTCTTCACTCCTAGGAAGTACAAGGATGTGGGAGGATCACGGATAAACCGCTCAGTGAATGGCGGTTTTTGGAAAACAACTAGTACTGATAAACAAATCCATATTAATGGCAATGACCTCATCGGATTTAAGAAGACATTCGCTTTTTATGACGGAAAGCAAGGAAAGGCCACAAAAACTGGTTGGATTATGCACGAGTATAGGCTTCCTCCTACCAGCTCAGTTCTGGATGCACAGAGTTATGTTGGAAATAGTAAACAAAAGATG ATTGATGAATTTGTTCTATGTAGAATTTATGAGAGGTGGCCCAGCTCTCATAATTTCACTGATGCTATGATCATTGAAGAAGATGTCACAAGCAATGCCCCATGCTCTTCTTCGGAGGATATAACTACATTGAACATAGCTACTACCGAATTAGACAAAGAAACCTTTTCGCTTCCGCCCCAATTCATGGATAGCATGCTCTTACCTAACATGTGCATTGTGGTAGAAGAAGATAGCTCGGGagacttcatgaacaaacaaCCACAATATCCATCACCGCATCAATCGGACATGCTTTTGGGCAATGAATTTCATGACATGTCCACTGTAGGAGACTTCAATGAGATCACAATGGACGATCAGGATCATATCTCCACCGATTTTGATGGTCCCATTGGTGGTTCTTTGGAATTTTTACCGATGGTGTTAGAATGA